The region GAATATACAGACAACCGCTGACATAAGTGTCACTGACAGAGGTTATCCGTAGTATTGCATGTGCTTTCGTAACGACGTATTGCGGCAATCTCCTGCTCTCGTCGCCACACTCAGTTTAACGATAACGTCTCCGCCTGCGGCAACAGTTGTTCGATGGCTCGTTGCCAGCTCAGGGTCATGACGCCGTGCGCGGTGATCAGTTTCAGGGTATCCTGCGACAGCACGTCGTCGCTGCTGAGTTTCCAGCCCAGGTGGCTGTGCTCGGTGAGCCAGGCGGCGACGTCCGCCCGACAGTCGGGGTGACAGTAGAGCGTGCCGCGCCCTTCTCCGCCCTGCGTACGCAATAACTGGCGTAACAGCGCCGGGTAACGTTCGGCGTCGGGCACCGCTTTGAGAATCTGGGTCATCGCGTCGGTCAGCAACTGGCCGCACCGCGCCACCAGCCAGTTTTCCATCTGCTCGCGTTCCTGCTGCCAGCCGCGCAGTATCTCATCCGCCTGCTGCCAGAATTGCTGTTCCGCCTGACTGGTAGCGATAGCGATGGACTCGTGCGCCTGCTGGCGCGCCTCATCCAGCAGCACATCCGCCTGCTGCCGTGCTTCGGCCATTACCGCCAGCCCGCGCTGATGCTGCTGCAATTGTTCAACCCGGATCAGTTCCGCTTCCTGCACATCCGTGCCAGCCACCAGTTTTAAACACCGTCTGGTCAACATACTCTCCCTCCCTGATGTCGATGATGCTTACGATTGATAACCTATCGCTAATTGATAACCTATCGCTAATTGATACCCTACCGTTACTTGATAACCTACCGCCAATATAGTTTAGCTGGTAAATTATTTTATACTGAGCAGACCTCCTGCGCCGCCGGGTTGCCATCCGTCGCTTTCCAGACGATGGCATCGCACAGGCCGGCGATACGGCTGGCGGGCAATACCTCGCCCAGCGGCTGACCGCCACCATCGCGCCAGTCGCGCGGGTACAACAGTTGCAGGCGCGACCAGCAGGCTTGCGGGAAACGGCAGCGCAATATCGCCAGCGCGTCCTGCTCCCGCTGCTGGTCAAACGCCAGCGATGGCGGCAGCCACAGGCCGGGACGCAGCGCCTTCGCCAGTCGCCGGCACCAGACGGCCAGCGTCTCCGGCAGGTCGCCCGGCGTTTCGCGGCATACCGCCGCCATCAGCAGCAACACCTGGCGCCGCTGCTCCACATCCAGTTGCCCGAGTTGCAGCAACGTACTCTCCGGCGCAGGGGGAAGCGCCTCGGCGACGCCGAGACGACGGCGCATCGCGGCATGGTGCACCGGCGCCAGCGCCATCTCGTCCTCGCTGAAAACCGTCGCTTCCCGCCAACTGGGGTCCGCTTGCCGCAGGCAGCCATAGCACCACCAGCGGCTCCAGCGTAGGGCGTCGTTGTCATCGGCTGCGCTTATCATGCTCAGGCCCCCGCATCCGGTTGCGCCGGTTTCCTGCGCGCCCGCTGTTGTTCCCACCAGGGCTTGCCGAAGCGCCAGCCCAGCACGCCGGCCAGCACCAGCGCCAACAGGCCAGCCAGCCACTGCAGTTGCGTCATGGTCTGCGGCGTCAGTTGGAACGGTCCCAGCGACACGGTTGGAATATGATCTTTGTACGGCTCCGCCGGGACAAACACGATGGCCAGGTCTTTATCGCTCTTGCCGGCCAGCCCCGGAATACTGCTGGCTACCATGCGACGGATACGCGGTTCGATACTGTCCGGCTCCAGCTCTGGCCGGTATTTGATGAATACCGCGGCGGACGCCGGTTGAATGGGTTCCCCCGGTGCAATACGCTCAGGCAACACAACATGAACCCGGGCCACCAGCACGCCGTCAATTTGCGTGAGTGTGGATTCCACTTCCTGAGACAAGGCATAAATGTAACGGGCGCGCTCTTCCAACGGCGTCGAGATCACACCGGTTTTCTGAAACACCTGGCCCAGATTGGTGCGAGCCTGGCGGGGCAATCCCGCGGCGTTGAGAATATTGACCGCCCGTTCCATGTCTTTGACATCAATCAGAATACTGACGCCGGCTTTCTCCGTGCGCTTTTCCGCCCCAATGTGATACCCCCCTAATGCGGCGATCACTTCGTTGGCATCGTTTTCGGAAAGACCGCGATGGAGTTCCACGCGATCGCCGCAGCCAACGATCAACATCGCCAGCAGCAGAGGCAGGAATCGGTGCAGGACGGATTTACTCATCATGGCGCCATTATTGTGAGTTGTTGATGATTGGATTAATCATGACTGGGTCATCATGATGATGGTGATTAAGGGTTTGATCCTGGCTATTGCAGGTTGGTCAGTTTTTCCAGGCTCTGGACGCTCTTGGCCACCACTTTGGCATTGAGCAAACTTTCCAGATAAAACGAGGACAGCGTCCGGGTGGCATCCATCACATCCTTCGGGTTATTGCTGTTGATGCTTTTGCCTACCTGACGTTCTGCCTTCTGCAACAGGTTTTCCAGGTTATCGGACTTCTTCGCCAGCTCGCCCAGCCAGGCCTTGTTGTCCGCTGTCGACGTTGCGGGCGCGGCAGGTTCCATCGCGGCGCTAAACCAGGTCACATCCGATTGCGCAGGAATATCGACGCTGCGCGGCTCACCGTCACCATTCAGTCCCTGAAGCTCATTGACGCGAGTGATTTTCATCATGAATCCGTTCCTCTTTGATGGATGTTAATGTGACAAAAACCGGGGGAACGTCCCCCCGGTAGTCGACTACCTACACAACATCAGAACTGGATGGCTTTGGCCGCTTTCTGCCCGGAGTTCATGGCTTTGGTGGCGGAGTCCATCTGGCCGTCGGTGATTGAGCTGATAGCATCGGTTTTCATTTTCTGCTCCTGGGCAGCGGTGGTCATCGCCGTGGTCGATGCCATGGTTTTGTCCAGAGACTGCATGCCTGCCATTGCTGCTGCGTTAGAAAGTCCCATCATGATAGATATCTCCAGTTAACAGTTGATTGATAAAGTGATTTCGCTAATGAACTTTGCGACTTACACAGTCATCGTGTTCATAAGTTAAGTAGGAGATAGCGAGGGACGGTTCCGAAAGATATTCACTTTTTTTCCCCTGGTGGTGATAACAGGATACAGCCCGATAAATTACAGCCCGCGCGCCGCCACGTTCAGCAGCTTGATGCGGTGATAGAGCGTACGTTTGGGAATACCCAGCTCATTAACCACCGTATCAATACAGTGGTCGTTGCGCTGCAACGCCTCCTGAATCAGGAACCGTTCAATACGGCGCAGGCGTACTTTCAGCGACGTCAGCGGCGTATCTTCCCCCACGCCCCACCCGTCGCCATCACCGCCTACCGGCACCGGCGACAGCCCCAGCACCCAGCGTTCGGCCGCTGCTTTCAACTCACGGATGTTGCCGGGCCAGCCGTGCATCAGCAGTTGCTCCTGAATGATGGACGACAAGCCCGGCGCCGGTCGTTTCAGGCGGGCAGACGCCTCGCGCAAAAAGCGTTGGAATAACGGCAGAATGATTTCCGTACGCGAACGCAGCGTCGGCAACTGGATTTTTACCGTATCCAGCCGGAAGTAGAGGTCACGCCGAAAACGACCTTCGTCCACCAGCTTCTGTAACGGCGTCTGCGTGGCGACAATCACCCGCATATCCACCGGTTTGAACTGCGTGCTGCCCAGCCGTTCGATGCCGCGGCTTTCCAGCACCCGTAACATTTTGGCCTGCAGCGTCAGCGGCATACTGTCGACTTCATCCAGAAACAGAATGCCTTTGTCCGCGGTTTCAAGATACCCGGCGCGGGACCGGGTGGCGCCGGTGTAAGCCCCGGAGACCACCCCGAACAACTCGCTTTCCGCCAGCGTTTCCGGCACAGCGGCGCAGTTCACCGCCACCAACGGGCCGGCGCAACCGGAAAGCTGATGAATACGGCGCGCCAGCGTGTCTTTGCCGGTGCCGGTTTCGCCTTCAAGTACGATATCAACGTTGAGGGGGGCGATAGTGTGGATGAGAGAAGATAGCGATCCATGTATATCTTCCGACGGATGCGTTAACAAGGACTCATGGGAGACACAATGAAGTGACCGCACGGATTCATTGCTATTCCTTATCGTCATGACAACTCCTGTACCTTTTTCTATATTCCATTATCAAACTGTCGAATCTATCCCGTTCCAGACGGTGTCCCGCAGCAACATAGCCATCAGTAGCTGTCATTGCATCATTACGGGATACCACCAAATCCTGAACGCTGGCACGGGTTTGGGTTCCGATGGCCACCATTGCCATCCTGACAATTCCTTAACACTTAATAATCGCTAATCTGCAAGTATTAACAAATTATTCATGGTGTGTGTAAGCATTACCGCCAACAGCAAAACAAACCATCAGCCGGCGGCTGAAGTTGGCGTAGGAATTTCAGAGTGAAAAGTAGGAATATTCTTACCCAGGAGGCCACGGCGATGGCGGCGTTCCGGACACTAAAGGCGTAGATTCCCCCCTTCGTCATGACGTTGTCTTACACAGGGTCATGGGCGAAGGGAGGGTAACAGACTACTGTCAGGCGATTAAACGCTGGCTCAATGCATATTTCACAATGTCCGCATTGGTGGTGAACTGCATTTTTTCCATTAACCGCGATTTATGAGTGCTGACGGTTTTGTTGCTGATGGCCAGGGTTTCGGCGATGGCGTTGACCCCCAGTCCCTGAGCCAACATCACCATGATCTGATGCTCCCGCGAGGTCAGCAGTTCATTACGCCCGTCGCCGCGAGTCTGGCAATCCGCAAATACAATCTGCTCGGCGATGCTGTGGTCGATATAGCGCGCGCCCTGTGCGACGCGGCGGATAGCCGACAGCAGTGCCTCTGGGTCCTTGTCTTTGGTGATATAGCCGAGCGCCCCGCTTTTCAGCACCCGCCGGGCGATCTGCGGTTCGCTGTACATGCTCAACACCAGAATCGGCAGACGCGGATACTGCGCCACAATACGGATAATCAGCTCTTCGCCGCAAATGCCCGGCATGCTCATGTCCAGCAGCAGTAAATCGACCTGACTCTCCCGCAGCTGCGCCAACACCTGCGACCCGGTACCGGCTTCCGCCACGACCTCCAGATTGTCGTCCAATGCGAAGATTTGCTTTAACCCTTCGCGCATGATCACGTGATCGTCGGCAATCATCAGTTTTATGGGTCTATCCATTCGCGTTTTCATCCTCTTCAGAGAAAATTTATTCTACGCGGTATCCTGCGGAAACGTCAGCCGAACCAGCGTACCCACGCCTGGTTGACTCTCTATGACCACTTCGCCCCCCAACATCCGGCCGCGCTCTTTCATGCTCATCAGGCCGAAGGCGTGAGGTTTACGGGTTAGCGCGTCAAACCCTTTGCCGTTGTCGCGCACACTCAGCACAATCAGCCCCTCGCAGTTTTCCAGCGAAATCACCACCTGCGTCGCCTCGGCGTAGCGGGCAATATTGGTCAGCGACTCCTGCACCACCCGGAACGCCGCGGTGGCGCATTCGTCATTCAGCACCACTTCCGGCTCTGGCGCCCGCAACAGACAAGGACGGCGATACTGGCGGATAAAGTCATCACGCAGCCACTCCAGCGCGGGGGTCAGCCCCATATCCAGCACGTTGGGGCGTAACCGGGTCGCGACATGTCGCACGACCTGAATGGTTTTATCGGACAATGCCATCAAATTCTGTAATTGCGTCAGCATATGCGGATTATCGCGGGCGAACTGCATGCGCATCAGCGACAGACTCATGCGCATTGATGTCAGGTGCTGCCCCAGCTCGTCATGGATCTCCCTGGCGATGTGTTTGCGCTCTTCTTCGCGGGAGATTTCCCGTTGGCGCGCCAGCAGCCGCAGCTGCATGTGGG is a window of Dickeya solani IPO 2222 DNA encoding:
- a CDS encoding response regulator transcription factor; its protein translation is MDRPIKLMIADDHVIMREGLKQIFALDDNLEVVAEAGTGSQVLAQLRESQVDLLLLDMSMPGICGEELIIRIVAQYPRLPILVLSMYSEPQIARRVLKSGALGYITKDKDPEALLSAIRRVAQGARYIDHSIAEQIVFADCQTRGDGRNELLTSREHQIMVMLAQGLGVNAIAETLAISNKTVSTHKSRLMEKMQFTTNADIVKYALSQRLIA
- the sctL gene encoding type III secretion system stator protein SctL, which produces MLTRRCLKLVAGTDVQEAELIRVEQLQQHQRGLAVMAEARQQADVLLDEARQQAHESIAIATSQAEQQFWQQADEILRGWQQEREQMENWLVARCGQLLTDAMTQILKAVPDAERYPALLRQLLRTQGGEGRGTLYCHPDCRADVAAWLTEHSHLGWKLSSDDVLSQDTLKLITAHGVMTLSWQRAIEQLLPQAETLSLN
- a CDS encoding sigma 54-interacting transcriptional regulator, encoding MTIRNSNESVRSLHCVSHESLLTHPSEDIHGSLSSLIHTIAPLNVDIVLEGETGTGKDTLARRIHQLSGCAGPLVAVNCAAVPETLAESELFGVVSGAYTGATRSRAGYLETADKGILFLDEVDSMPLTLQAKMLRVLESRGIERLGSTQFKPVDMRVIVATQTPLQKLVDEGRFRRDLYFRLDTVKIQLPTLRSRTEIILPLFQRFLREASARLKRPAPGLSSIIQEQLLMHGWPGNIRELKAAAERWVLGLSPVPVGGDGDGWGVGEDTPLTSLKVRLRRIERFLIQEALQRNDHCIDTVVNELGIPKRTLYHRIKLLNVAARGL
- a CDS encoding EscI/YscI/HrpB family type III secretion system inner rod protein; amino-acid sequence: MMKITRVNELQGLNGDGEPRSVDIPAQSDVTWFSAAMEPAAPATSTADNKAWLGELAKKSDNLENLLQKAERQVGKSINSNNPKDVMDATRTLSSFYLESLLNAKVVAKSVQSLEKLTNLQ
- the sctJ gene encoding type III secretion system inner membrane ring lipoprotein SctJ, yielding MMSKSVLHRFLPLLLAMLIVGCGDRVELHRGLSENDANEVIAALGGYHIGAEKRTEKAGVSILIDVKDMERAVNILNAAGLPRQARTNLGQVFQKTGVISTPLEERARYIYALSQEVESTLTQIDGVLVARVHVVLPERIAPGEPIQPASAAVFIKYRPELEPDSIEPRIRRMVASSIPGLAGKSDKDLAIVFVPAEPYKDHIPTVSLGPFQLTPQTMTQLQWLAGLLALVLAGVLGWRFGKPWWEQQRARRKPAQPDAGA